In the genome of Gracilimonas sp., the window AGTGTGAACATTAATTACACGAAACTCTTTGCGGTTTATATTGGTGAAACCAAATTTTGGCAAACGTCGCTGAAGGGGCATTTGTCCACCTTCGAACCAGGCACGCTGCTTATGGCCAGAACGGGATTTCTGTCCGTTGTGTCCACGACCAGATTGTTCACCACGTCCGGAACCTTGTCCACGCCCCACACGCTTAGTGCTTTTCTGATTTGGGATCGGTGCTTTTAAATTGCTTAAGTCCATCGTCAAATTCTTTAAATATTATCCTTCAAATACTTTGTTCAGAGAAATGTCTCTTCTCTGTGCAACTTCAACAGGATCAGTCAATTCTTTCAGAGCAGTAAAAGCTGCCTTCACCATATTATGGGGATTTGAAGAACCCTGAGATTTAGATAAAATATTGTGTACACCTGCAACGTCAAGCAGCGCTTTAACCGCACCACCTGCAATTACACCCGTACCTTCTGCAGCCGGTCGCAATAATACTTTTCCGGCACCAGCTTTACCAACAATAGGATGGTAAATACTCTTAGTTTTAGTTAGAGGTACACGGATCAGGTTTTTCTTGGCATTATCAAAGCCTTTCTGGATAGCATCCGAAACTTCGTTTGCTTTTCCAAGACCATGACCACAAACACCGTTACCGTCTCCAACAACTACAATAGCGTTGAAGCTAAAACGACGTCCACCTTTCACTACTTTGGCTACACGATTAACGTGAACCAATTTCTCTTCAAGGTTCAGGTTAGCAGCAGGTATAGATTGTTTTCTTCTTATTTTAGGCATTGTTTATCCCAATTCAATTAAAAGTCTAATCCACCATCGCGGGCGCCTTCAGCGGCGGCCTTAACGATGCCGTGATATTTATAACCACTTCGGTCAAATACCACTTTATTAATTCCTTTGTCCTGAGCAAGTTTGGCAATTTCAGAACCTGCTTCTTTTGCATTGTCAACACCAGTCTCAGCTTTTGAAGCCGCAAGTGTGACACCGTCAAGATCGTTAACCAATTGCAGGTAGGTGTACTTGTTACTTTTGAACACGCTCAATCTTGGACGCTCAGCTGTACCTTTTATGGTAGAACGGATACGTCTTCTGATCTTACTTCTTCGCTCTATTTTCTTTTGTTGTCTTTTATCCATTATTCAAACCTCTATTTAGCAGCTGATTTACCGGCCTTACGACGAACCTGCTCACCCAGATATCTGATTCCTTTACCTTTGTAAGGCTCAGGCTTTCTGAATGATCTGATTTTAGCAGAAATCTGACCTACCAATTCTTTGTCTACTCCGGAGATAACCAGGATGGGGTTTTTACCAGACTTGGTATCCACTTCCATATCAATTCCTTCCGGTGGTACAAAGAAAATCGGGTGAGAATAACCCAGGTTCAGCTCCAGTACGTCGCCATTCATAGCGGCACGGAAACCAACGCCAATGATTTCTAATTTTTTAGTGTAGCCTTCCGATACACCAACCACTGCATTATTCACCAGCGAACGAAACAGGCCATGAAGAGCACGGTGCTCTTTTTGGTCAGTAGCTCTTTTAATCAGGAGCTCATTTTCATTCTTTTCAATCGTAATTTCCGGGTGAATTCGGAGTGTGTTGGTTCCTTTTTCTCCTTTAAAAGTTGCGATG includes:
- the rplF gene encoding 50S ribosomal protein L6, coding for MSRIGNLPVPISDKVEFSINADNIATFKGEKGTNTLRIHPEITIEKNENELLIKRATDQKEHRALHGLFRSLVNNAVVGVSEGYTKKLEIIGVGFRAAMNGDVLELNLGYSHPIFFVPPEGIDMEVDTKSGKNPILVISGVDKELVGQISAKIRSFRKPEPYKGKGIRYLGEQVRRKAGKSAAK
- the rplO gene encoding 50S ribosomal protein L15 — its product is MDLSNLKAPIPNQKSTKRVGRGQGSGRGEQSGRGHNGQKSRSGHKQRAWFEGGQMPLQRRLPKFGFTNINRKEFRVINVHTISEFIEAGKLNKTISLEELINSGLASEGEKVKLLGRGELEQKIEIEVHAASKSASEKVEAAGGSLTLVQN
- the rplR gene encoding 50S ribosomal protein L18, coding for MDKRQQKKIERRSKIRRRIRSTIKGTAERPRLSVFKSNKYTYLQLVNDLDGVTLAASKAETGVDNAKEAGSEIAKLAQDKGINKVVFDRSGYKYHGIVKAAAEGARDGGLDF
- the rpsE gene encoding 30S ribosomal protein S5 encodes the protein MPKIRRKQSIPAANLNLEEKLVHVNRVAKVVKGGRRFSFNAIVVVGDGNGVCGHGLGKANEVSDAIQKGFDNAKKNLIRVPLTKTKSIYHPIVGKAGAGKVLLRPAAEGTGVIAGGAVKALLDVAGVHNILSKSQGSSNPHNMVKAAFTALKELTDPVEVAQRRDISLNKVFEG